CAGGAACAATGAGGGTTGGAGGGAGGAGTAAGAAATCAGATGAAATGCAGTTACTCTGTAATGAGCTGCCAGTATGATGAAACTGATAGACCAAAaccctcagaaaatatccctgaacatccTCTAAAACTTTGTCAGTGGAGTTTGGATTCAACCTGTATACAACACAGTCATAGAACAAATTCACTTATAttctgtggggggagggggggagaggcaaAAATTATGCCCTGTATAACTGTGAAGTTTGAATTCTGTAGGACTTGCAGGACTTCAATAACTATTTTTTCCCATTTTGCATAGAAAAGCCCATCACAATTCCAAACTGGACTGACAAAAATCTGATTAGTGTGAGTAACAAGGTGGAAGGAACTAGAACAGAGGATTACAAATAATTAAGTGAGGCATTGGGGGGTcaataggcacataaacaagacaaaATGTTGCTAGCTTTTGGACAAATCCTTCTTCATGTTCACAAAAATACATGTTTTTACATGAGTGAGTCCATGTGGAATGTACCTAAAGAAAACTAACGAAATATTTCAAATCATTTAAATTTAGTCCACACTGACAAGATCACAATAcagtaatacaatacaaaaattatatttttaacaagAAACAAAAGTGTGGAATATCGAGTCTGCccgaccccccccctccctctctctctctctctctctctctctctctctctctctctctctctctctctctccccacagagTTGGCATCCAATCCAAACTTACCAGGTATCATCATTAATGAGTAGCAGCATGTTTAGAAATTTCTGTACATTTTTCATATCCAAACTACATATAAACAGAATATAATCCAAAGGAAAAAGAAAGCATCAAGCAAATAAAAACAGTATACTTGTGACACTTTATTGCAAAAGTTCGCATAAACATTCTTGATTATAACAAAAAATTAGCTGATTCTgtagaaaaagattttaaaaaatgtctACAAGGAATGCCATTGATATAGTTTACTTCTTTATTCCAACGAGACCAACTCTCTGTGCTCCTATTCTGAGGACCATGGCAACACTGAAAGAGAAAAGTATCACATTCATGAATTCAGATTTGGACACATTTTCTACAGCTATAAAAGAAAGTATGCATATATTTCAGAACACAATGGAAGACTTATGAATGTTTTTTGTGAATGAAGATAGTGGAGAATAGTTATTTTGAGAATGCTCATGGCAAGCCAATACCTGTATCAAGATACTCAAAAACACACagggcagattgctgcagattattatgctctctctctctctctctctctctctctctctccctctctctctctctctctcactctcactgtgTGCGGCCGAAAGCTACATGTGAGTACCTTTTATTCAATGCCTATCTACAACTTGACGTATCTTCTTTACAgtcagtagcaatctatcttttcctacattgttgtgaaatttggaaggtaggagaggggtACTGGTGGAACTGAAGCTGTGGGGGTGTATTACAGTTGTGCCTGGATGTCTCAGTTGCTAGAGCATTTCCCAGTGAAAAACAAAGGTTCTGGGTTTGAGCCCTAGTTTGGCACACAGCTTTGCACTGCCAAGAtgtttcatgtcagcacacaccctgctccagaatgaaaattcattctggagatcACCTATGTCCAGACATGTGCAGTGTTTTATTAGGCTGGTGGTGGTCCTCCCTATGTAGCTTGCTGTGCAGTGAAAGCAGTCAGCTTGTCAGTAATGGGAGAAGTTGATCACACGACCCTGCGTTTAACATTGTAAGCTTTGCTACGGATGGGGCTAGAGTAGGTGATAATGTTGAGTGCAGAGAGCAACTTCTACATTCTGAATGACTGCAGGGTTAGGAGCAATGAGGTAGGGCAATTGGTATGAGAATGTCATAAGATGTGACAAGGATGTTGTGAAGATTAAGAGGAAAATGTAAGCTGACTGGATGGTGTATGGAGCTGCTTATGAAAAGGTGATATCATTTCAGGGCTCCACTTGATAGAAATAGCCGTGGCAGAGTATTTTATTTAGGCATTCCAGGGGTTTGACTGTGCTGGGTAGTGAGGTGAGCACTTTTGACATTTTTGGAAGTAGGAGTGATGATAGTATGTGGCGGGACGAGGTGACTGCCCAGTATATTTATTCTACCACTGCTCAGATATCTCTTCTTGAGAACAACCAAACTGTATAAAAAATTTGGTGAAAGATATAAACAGTGTTTTGGGCATGTTTATACGGCTGCTGGAAACTGTCACTGAAAGCTTAATTTTGAATTGACTGATACACTGATGtcactgatttttttaaaatgtcaaATATGTCTGTAAAATGTAGGCCATTCAGAAGATCCTTGAGGCAGGAGAACAAAAAGATGTAGAAGGAAAAAATGCTTGAGTTTAATGCCATGTCAAGAGAAATACAAAACTCAAGCACAGATTGAACAAGGATGATAATGATaaaaccctgccattctcaagctATTTGCAGcaacaacagaaaacctaaatcttgatgacaATTTAGAAATTCTCTAAAATTTTCTTAATAGCATCCTTCAATATGAACgctgccttcccttcagggattcccatttcagtcccCAAAGTGTTCTGTAGCACTTGCACGTTGTTCGAATCTACTGTTAACAATTCTAGCAATCTGCCTTCAAAtttcttcattgtcttcctttaatctgacatggtACAGATCtcaaagaacaggtcgcaccagtgtcctacatgcagtctcctttacagatgaacaacatttccccaaaattctctcaataaactgaagtcgacaatTCGCTGTCCCTGCCACAACCCTAACACGCTTGTTCTCAAGAAAATATATTATATTCAAACTAAGAAATGTTAAAGGATTTTGCCACAAACCAACGTTAGgtattttgcgggtctgttcttttacccttcttatccaCAGGAGTCACTTGAGACTGTGCGTTGAGTGAGGGATTTGCGGTACTTGCAAGGTAAGAAAGGCGCCAATGCCATACAATACTCTTTATAAAACTTAATTGAAATTACAGCAGGATGTGCCGATTTACTTGTTTTCAAGCTTTTCAGTTTCTCTCAgttggttctccacagaatcagcgaagaaaggaacgtatgaaCATATAAAAATCAATGACAAGAAAATAGAGATGGAGTGGAAGAACAGACACACAGAAATAACTcctatggtattagagggagctgtagagggcaagatcTGCAAGGGAAgacaaataattgagggtgtaggtgcaagtgctactcttgatATAAAGAGGTTGGCACTAGTGAGGTATTTGTGGTGAGCTGCATAAAACTATTCAAAATACCAACGatccaaattaaataaataaatctatgtaCAGAATTTCATTCTGAAGTATCTTAGGGATTTGGGTAAGCCTCCTCGAATATGTTATATTAAAATTTATCATGAATTATTTCCTCTCTCATACTAACAAATAACATCACACTGCAAGTTCTGTCTCCACTTCCAGGAGAACTACCCTCTCCCTCTGCTCTAAGATACTATGGGTCCATGTCCTTTGGACCTGAATCAATAATCACAAAAATAATTACTTTGCTTACATTCCATTACACTAAATACGTAGATTACAGTTTAATATACTGTCAACAATAAGATCAATGAAGAGCAAGCAAAAGCTCGGACTGAGAAAGGAATTCTTCCATGGCCTATCAAATGGACCAccacagcatttgccttaagtaatttcctcaaagtaattctaaatctggatggcagggcAGTGTCTGAActgccatcctcccgaatgcaagtctacTGGCTTACAGGCTGTACCATCTCACTCGGTTTCCGCTATGTTGTGAGGTAGATGAAGAGTAGAGTGATCAAATAAGTAATTAGCCTGTATATTCTTTCCCCAAAAACAGCAAGATATAGCACTACCCATTTAGACATAGTTCCTAATTCCAGGATACACTTGTTGCATCCAGGAAAGATATTTGAATGTTTCAGTACCTCAAAGCTGCCACTAATCCTGCAGGCATAAATTTCCCAGAGTTGTAGAAACGGTATCCCATTAATCCTCCAAGGGCAGTACTTGTGCCCAGAAGAATGTGGTAATCATTGGGATCCTGTGAAATCTGGTATGCTCCATACCCCAGTATTCCACCAAACAGTAAGCCAGCACCCAAGGAAGGTACACTAcctgcaaaaaatattttacagtaaggAAACAATAAATTTACAGATAACAATTGTGTTGAGTACAAACTTCCGTTATAAGTCACAGCAGAATAAATTAACAGTTTTTATTTAGAAGGCATTCATGGCATTGTGATAAAAACATTCAATCCAGCCATTATCTGTtactaaaaataattttacaacttAGGATAATTATTGGAAAGTAGGTGaataatttttgtacattcattatacattcatgtccattatctAAAATACAACAATTGCGTGCAAGAGAACATATTGGTACATAATGCCATACAAAGCTCATTCTGGCTGCAGGCAGTTGGAGTTGTCTGTGGCATACAATATCATGAAGAAGTAGATAGGAAGGGCAAGACAGAATGTAAGAGGAGGAAGACCATGAGGAAGAGGGTGTACAGAATGAATGAGGTTTGGGTCTTGGGTCAGAAGTAGAGGTGGGTGTGGGACAAGGGCTAGCACATTCAATTCAGGATGATGCAGGACTGAGTTGCATGCGCGAGTCCCATCTACGCTGTTCTGGTGCTGGGGATGGGAGGTGGAGGATCCAGAtagcatgggttgtgaagcagcaacTGAatttgagcatgttgtgctcaggtGCATGTTCTCCCACAGTGTGGTCAAATCTGCTCTTGAACAACGTTTGGCAGTGGATTCATTCCAGTAAAAAGTTGGTTGGTGGTCAGCCCACATAAAGTGCTGTGCAGAAATTACAGCAGAGGCAGTATACGATATAACTGCTTACAAGAGTGGCTTTGCCTCTGATAGAATAATGTAGatctttaatttttatgttttttttcatcACAATCATTTTAGCATTTTACTGTACCATTACCAGTTTAGAGCAGCCAGTTATCATCTTCAGATTAAAGAAGCATGGTACAAGCAGTTTCTGT
This portion of the Schistocerca nitens isolate TAMUIC-IGC-003100 chromosome 7, iqSchNite1.1, whole genome shotgun sequence genome encodes:
- the LOC126195830 gene encoding transmembrane protein 14C, which translates into the protein MGADLLGFAYAATVAAGGILGYVKAGSVPSLGAGLLFGGILGYGAYQISQDPNDYHILLGTSTALGGLMGYRFYNSGKFMPAGLVAALSVAMVLRIGAQRVGLVGIKK